The following proteins are encoded in a genomic region of Zea mays cultivar B73 chromosome 9, Zm-B73-REFERENCE-NAM-5.0, whole genome shotgun sequence:
- the LOC109942408 gene encoding uncharacterized protein isoform X1, with protein MDPLNPNSNRKRNHNNACYAPSTLSHTEARRIRKRVLDQRKLASTGKTVNTTFPPDGFKKYQILRMNTTVLGSTAPSQHTPTLRCGHFDPDFVKTIKATYHDRSYYGRPSYQCVHCSALFWHNERIRSSVGTRSVIYNSCCKGGKVRIPAYRPRPEPLLSLARFDGDVVSKNFMQNIRQYNCLFAFTSMGAHIDRSLNDGRGPPVFKICGQIHHRIGSLLPMTDQPPKFLQLYVYDTSHEVNNRIRSLSSDDAPDSPIQPQIVHELLQMLDTHNPFAKKFRIAKERLIEHADEEFIIRIIGAKEGDPVQYDMPTTDDLAMLVIGDFSLETFKRDIIIETRNYELKRISSLHPAYMALQYPLLFPYGERGFQIGVMYSGLQNRQANSRVRMTMQDYYCYQFHYKPGQPNPFLSYGILSNQAKVDARACIDENRLTYILNNQDKLRMENLQGISDAVSRGCINGEEMGKTIVLPASHIGGRRYMIQNYHDSIAICRVHGPPDFFVTFTCNAKWPEIIESLYHCGQKNSDAPDIAVRIFHMKLQELLQDIKSGKIVGPCKAGANILFPILYIHILLFNY; from the exons ATGGACCCCTTAAATCCAAACAGCAACAGAAAGCGGA ATCATAACAATGCATGCTACGCCCCATCAACTTTATCTCATACAGAAGCAAGGCGTATACGTAAGCGAGTGCTAGATCAGCGAAAACTAGCATCAACAGGTAAGACAGTGAACACAACTTTTCCCCCCGATGGTTTTAAAAAATATCAAATATTGAGGATGAATACAACTGTACTAGGGTCCACCGCGCCATCTCAGCATACTCCCACACTGCGGTGTGGACACTTCGATCCAGATTTCGTAAAAACAATCAAAG CTACATACCATGATCGATCGTATTATGGAAGACCATCATACCAATGTGTTCATTGCTCCGCACTTTTTTGGCACAACGAGAGAATAAGGTCATCTGTGGGAACAAGATCTGTCATCTACAATAGTTGTTGTAAAGGTGGTAAAGTTCGCATACCTGCTTATAGACCCAGGCCTGAACCTTTATTGTCATTAGCAAGGTTTGATGGTGATGTGGTTTCAAAAAACTTCATGCAAAATATAAGGCAATACAATTGCTTGTTTGCATTTACATCTATGGGCGCTCATATTGATAGATCATTGAATGATGGTCGCGGACCACCAGTCTTCAAGATATGTGGTCAGATCCATCATCGAATAGGCTCATTACTTCCAATGACCGACCAGCCCCCAAAATTCCTTCAACTTTATGTATATGATACATCACATGAGGTAAATAATCGAATACGGTCTTTATCAAGTGATGATGCTCCTGATTCTCCTATACAGCCACAAATTGTTCATGAACTATTACAGATGTTGGACACCCATAATCCTTTCGCTAAAAAATTCAGAATTGCTAAGGAAAGGCTTATCGAACACGCAGACGAGGAATTTATCATTAGAATTATTGGAGCCAAAGAAGGAGATCCTGTGCAATATGACATGCCAACAACTGATGATTTAGCCATGCTAGTTATCGGTGATTTCTCCCTTGAAACCTTCAAACGAGACATTATCATAGAAACCAGAAATTATGAATTAAAACGTATTTCATCGTTACATCCAGCTTATATGGCCCTTCAATATCCACTCCTATTTCCATATGGAGAACGAGGTTTCCAAATTGGTGTTATGTATAGCGGCTTACAAAACAGACAGGCAAATTCAAGAGTTCGTATGACAATGCAAGACTATTATTGCTATCAATTTCATTATAAACCCGGGCAACCCAATCCATTTCTCTCTTATGGGATATTATCAAATCAAGCTAAGGTCGATGCCCGTGCCTGCATTGATGAAAATAGGCTTACTTACATTCTGAATAATCAGGACAAATTAAGGATGGAAAATTTACAAGGTATATCAGATGCTGTTAGTAGAGGTTGCATAAACGGTGAAGAGATGGGGAAAACAATTGTGCTTCCAGCGTCACATATCGGTGGAAGACGATACATGATACAAAACTATCACGACAGCATAGCTATTTGCAGAGTTCATGGCCCACCTGACTTCTTCGTAACCTTCACATGTAATGCAAAGTGGCCCGAAATTATTGAGAGTCTTTACCACTGTGGACAAAAAAATTCTGACGCACCTGATATTGCGGTAAGAATATTCCATATGAAATTACAAGAGTTATTACAAGATATAAAATCTGGAAAGATAGTTGGACCATGCAAAGCAGGTGCGAATATTTTGTTTCCAATTTTATACATACATATACTTCTCTTTAATTATTGA